In Pseudomonas lalkuanensis, the following are encoded in one genomic region:
- a CDS encoding ATP-binding protein — MRTPYWFPQSFFSRTLWLVLIVVLFSKALTLVYLMMNEDVLVDRQYSHGAALTLRAYWAASEEERHDLAKAAGLKRVTRDAVPASEQHWPYSEIFQRQMQAELGPGTEVRLRAQSPPALWVHAPELGPDWVRIPLYPHPLRGQRIWSVLGWFLGIGLLSTAAAWIFVRQLNAPLKRLVFAARQVGQGRSVRLPVSDTPSEMAEVYRAFNQMAEDVERGARERELMLAGVSHDLRTPLTRLRLSLELMCNDSELTEDMVRDIEDMDAILDQFLAFIRDGRDERVEELDLGELVHEVVAPYNQKDEQVRLCLEPLPPFPLRRVSIKRLLANLIENALRYGGNGVEVAAFLAGDNAAPYVVLSVLDRGQGIDPSELQDIFNPFIRGDRARGGKGTGLGLAIVKRIAAQHGGSVELRNRSGGGLEARVCLPLGLLLPRDAV; from the coding sequence ATGCGCACCCCCTACTGGTTCCCGCAGAGCTTCTTCTCCCGCACCCTCTGGCTGGTGCTCATCGTCGTCCTGTTTTCCAAGGCGCTGACCCTGGTCTACCTGATGATGAACGAGGACGTGCTGGTGGACCGCCAGTACAGCCACGGTGCGGCGCTTACCCTGCGCGCCTACTGGGCGGCGAGCGAAGAAGAGCGTCACGACCTGGCCAAGGCAGCCGGGCTCAAGCGTGTCACCCGCGATGCCGTGCCTGCCAGCGAGCAGCACTGGCCCTACAGCGAAATCTTCCAGCGCCAGATGCAGGCCGAGCTCGGCCCTGGCACCGAGGTGCGTCTGCGCGCCCAGAGCCCGCCGGCGCTCTGGGTCCATGCCCCGGAGCTGGGCCCGGATTGGGTGCGCATCCCGCTTTATCCACATCCCCTGCGCGGCCAGCGTATCTGGAGCGTGCTCGGCTGGTTCCTCGGCATCGGCCTGCTCTCCACCGCCGCCGCCTGGATCTTCGTGCGCCAGCTCAACGCCCCGCTCAAGCGCCTCGTCTTCGCCGCCCGCCAGGTCGGCCAGGGCCGCAGCGTGCGCCTGCCGGTGAGCGACACACCGAGCGAGATGGCCGAGGTGTACCGTGCCTTCAACCAGATGGCCGAGGACGTCGAGCGCGGCGCCCGCGAGCGCGAGCTGATGCTGGCCGGCGTTTCCCATGACCTGCGCACACCGCTGACGCGCCTGCGCCTGTCCCTGGAGTTGATGTGCAACGACTCCGAGCTGACCGAAGACATGGTCCGCGACATCGAGGACATGGATGCCATCCTCGACCAGTTCCTCGCCTTCATCCGTGATGGCCGTGATGAGCGGGTGGAAGAACTGGACCTGGGCGAACTGGTGCACGAAGTGGTCGCTCCCTACAACCAGAAAGACGAACAGGTGCGCCTGTGCCTGGAACCGCTGCCGCCGTTCCCGTTGCGGCGGGTGTCGATCAAGCGCCTGCTGGCGAACCTGATCGAGAACGCGCTGCGATATGGCGGCAATGGCGTCGAGGTAGCGGCCTTCCTCGCGGGCGACAACGCCGCTCCCTACGTGGTGCTGAGCGTGCTGGACCGGGGCCAGGGCATCGACCCATCCGAGCTGCAGGACATCTTCAACCCCTTCATCCGTGGTGACCGCGCCCGTGGCGGCAAGGGCACCGGCCTGGGGCTTGCCATCGTGAAACGCATCGCCGCGCAGCACGGCGGCAGCGTCGAACTGCGCAACCGCTCCGGCGGCGGCCTGGAAGCCAGGGTCTGCCTGCCGTTGGGATTGTTGCTTCCCCGCGACGCTGTGTAG